TCGAAATTTCAGCTACCACGGAGAAGTTTTCCTCGACCGAAGACGTCTGACACTCATCCTCGAAAACCTGATTTCCAACGCCATCAAGTATCAGGACCCAGAAGAAAAAGATCCCTACATCTGTTTGTCCATTAAAAGGGTGGAAGGACAAATCGCCATTCAAGTTGAGGACAATGGCTTGGGAATCCCTCCGGAACACCACCCCGATTTATTCAAGATGTTTCACCGCTTCCATAGCCAAGTCTCCTTTGGCTCTGGCCTGGGTCTCTACATGGTGAAAAAAAGCGCCGAGCTGTTGAGCGGCACGCTCACGTTTGCCAGCCGCGAGCAGGGAGCATCCTTTCGCCTCACTCTGCCCATGGAAGCGCTTCCGGAGACGCCCAAATCCCTTTTTGAACCCCTCAAAAACCAACTGTCATGAACGTTCTGATCATCGAAGACAGCGAACCCGATCAATTTCTCTTCAAAAAAACCATCGAGAAGCTCTATCCCAAAGTGGTCCTAACCCAGGCGTTCGATGGCAAACAAGCGCTCGAAATGATCTCGCAGATGGAGGAGCCGCCTGATCTCATTTTTCTCGATATCAATATGCCCGTTATGAATGGCCACCAGTTCTTGGAGGCCTATGCTCAAGAAGTGAGTCAACAGACCGTGGTCATCATGCTGACCTCCTCCGAGCAGCAGAGTGATATCGAGAAAACCACCCGCTATGAGTTCGTGAAGAATTACTGCATCAAACCGCTCAGCCGGAAAAAGCTCATGGAAATCCTTGAAGATTTCGAGGTCTCGTAACCAGCTATTTGAGAAACTAGAATCGGTTCGAATGCTAGGCCAGATTCCGCTTTGGCGATCGTCCGCGAGAGGGCTAGGCTTCGCTCGCCATGCTTCTCGATCTGGAAAACGACCACGCCGCTGCCGCTTACAAAATTCTCGCCAGTGTCGTGACACCCCGACCCATCGCCTGGGTCAGCACACTCAATCAAAACGAGACCGTCAACTTGGCTCCCTTCAGCTTTTTCAATGTGCTGGGAGCCAATCCTCCTTTGGTCGGGTTTGCGCCGGGAGACAAGAGCCCGGGTCTTCCCAAAGACACGGCCCTCAATATCCGGGATCGAAAAGAATTCGTCGTCAATCTGGTGGACGAACCTTTGGCGGAAGCCATGAACCGTTCAGCCGATGCTCTGGCCTACGGCGAGAGTGAGCTGAGCGCCTGCGGCTTGCATCCCGCGCCCTCGGCAGGCCTACTCACCCCCCGGGTGGCGGAAGCGCCCGTCGCTTTGGAATGCCGGGAATGGGGCACCCTGCAAATCGGCGACAACCGGCTGGTCTTGGGACTGGTCGAAAAAGTCCAGGTCCGGGAGGGCCTCTTCCATCCCGAAACCCTCACGCTCCAGCCGAATCGCTACTACCCGATTGGCCGCATGCAGAGCCCCGCTTCCTACTGCCGGACGGGGGACCAATTCGAGATGACGCGTCCTTAAAACCGGCCAAGCTCGGGCTCGACTTTTGCGCAAACACGCCGCATAGCTTCCCCATGTCCTTCCTGCGCCTTTGGCCCCTCTTGTTCTTGCCTGGTTCTCTCGTCGCTCAGGCACCCGAGCCGGGTGCTCCCGCCACCTTGGACATCGATTCGATCACTCCGGAAGAAGAACAATATGCCACCTCCTTTCTGGGCGATGTCGTGAGCGGCGGGGCGGGACTTTTGGGCGTGGAGGAAGACGCTTACCTCACCTTCTATCTCGACAATGACCTCTTCGGTGGCACCGACGAGAATTACACCAACGGAGCCCGCCTCAGTTGGATTTCCAAGAACCGCCCGCTCTCCGACGTGCCCTTCATCCAGCGTCGCCTGGGCGATGTCCTCAATGGCATGGGCGGCTCGCCCTGGAAGTTCAACTACGGCTTTTCCCTGACGCAGCTCATCTTCACCCCCTCTGACCCCGACCCCACCGCCCTCATCACAGACGACCGCCCTTATGCTGGCTGGTTGGCGGTTGGCTTCTCGGTCCACGCCAAGACGGAACGCGTCCTCAACAGCCTCGAGGTGACTCTCGGCACCGTCGGCCCCAACTCCTTTGCGGAAAACGCCCAAGACCTCATTCATGACGTTCGGGACATCCCAAAATTCAATGGCTGGGACAACCAACTTCGCAACGAGCCCACCCTCAACCTCCACTTCCGTCAAACCCACCGGCTCCCCGGCCGGGAATTTGGCCACTTCGGCCTCACTTGGCTGGGATTCTGGGGGGCCGACCTCGGGAATGTGATCGTCCGCGGAAGTGTCGGCTCGGAAGTCCGCTTTGGCTACAATCTACCGAGCGACTTTTCCGCAGATCGTCTCACCGTGACGGCCTACACCAACCAGTTCTTCGACGAGGACGGGATCAACTACCAGAACGTAAGCCCCTGGAGCGTCTTCTTGCTGGGCGGCTTCGAAGGAGGGGCCATCGCTCACAATATTTTCTTGGATGGGAACACCTTCGTGGACAGCTTCAGTATCGACAAAGAACCCTTGGTTGCAGACATTTACGCCGGGTTCGGCATCCGTTACAGAGACCTGCGCCTGAGCTACGTGCAGACCTTGCGGACCAAGGAATTTGAAGGCCAGGACGAAGAGCAAATCTTCGGCTCGCTCAGCCTCAGTTTGAGTTTCTGATTGCCGGCGAAAGAGCCACGCATCATGGTGCGCCTCCTTCCTCAGCAATCATGGGCAAACTCATTCGCATCGGCCTGGCCGGACTCGGAAACGTCGGGGCGGGCGTTTACAAAAACCTCGAAAAGAACCGCGAAATCCTCATCGACCGCACGGGCTTCGAGCTGAAAATCGCTCGCATCGCCCTTCGCGATCCCGACCGCCCTCGGCCGATCGCCTACGATCGTGGCCTCGTCACGACCGACTGGCGGGAACTTCTGAACGACCCCGAGCTCGCCATTATCGTGGAACTGATCGGCGGCACATCCGAGGCGAAAGAGCTGGTCGAAGCCGCCATCCGGGCCGGCAAAACGGTGGTCACGGGGAACAAAGCTCTTCTGGCCGAACATGGCCAGGAAATCATCGCCCTGTCCGAAAAACACAAAGTGCCCCTCTACTTTGAGGCAGCCGTGGCCGGCGGCATCCCCATCATCAAGGCCGTCCGCGAAGCCCTCGTAGGCAACCGCATCACCTCCATCTTCGGCATCCTCAACGGCACCTGTAACTACATCCTCAGCCGCATGACGGACGCCGGATTGAGTTATGAGGCGGCGCTCGACGAAGCCCAGGAAAAAGGCTACGCCGAGGCCGACCCCACTCTGGACATCAATGGAATGGACGCCGCCCACAAGGCCATCATCCTGGCCTGGCTCTCCTACGGAGTTTGGGTCAAACCCGAAGAGATTCTCGTGGAAGGCGTCGACTCCATCCGCGCCAGCGATATTTTCTATGCTGCCCAGCTCGGCTACATCATCAAGCTCTTGGGCGTCATCCGGAAAGACGAGCGAGACTGCATCGAAGTTCGCGTGCAGCCCACCCTCATCCCCGAAGAACACATCCTGGCCTCGGTCAATGGCGTCTTCAATGCCCTCGCCGTGACCGGAGACGTCGTGGGAGAGACCCTCTTCTATGGCGGCGGGGCCGGGATGGACGCCACCTCCAGCAGCGTCATCAGTGATTTGGCCGACGCCGCAGGCCATCTCCCATCAGGCCACGGGAACGAAGGCTTCGTTCCCCAAGGCGTCTACGGCAGCGCCATGCCGAGCGAGGAAATCACCTGCGAATTCTACCTTCGGTTGGCGGTGCAGGATCGCCCAGGCGTCATCGCCCAAATCACTCGCGTGCTGGCCGATCACCGCATCGGAATCCGCTCTCTCGTCCAACCGGTCGCCGAGCCGGAAGAAGGACAGGACGCCGAACTCATGCTCATGCTCCACCGGGCCAAGCATGGCCAAATGAAACAAGCTGCCCAGGAAATCGCCGCCCTCGATTGCACGCTAGCGCAACCAGTCCTCATGCCAGTCGAGAGCCTGGGGCAGAAAGCCTGACGGACCAGAGTGCGCAAGCCGAGGCCTGCCACCCCCAAAGCCATCAGAACGGCCCCTGCAAGGAAACCACCCCGAAGTTGCGGCTGAAGCGCTGGCACCAGATCGAGAGCACGGGATACTCCGCCGGATCCAGCTCGCCTTCCAGCTCATAGGTCTGATTGCCGCGGTTCCCCTTCAAGCGGCCCAAGCGCACGAACTGTCCCTCGGAAACAGCCTTTTTCACGACCGAGTTCTCCGTGCTGTCGGTCTTCACTCCATAGAGAAACAAATCCGGCCCATTGGTCACTTCGAAGTCCACCAAGGTCAAGCTGGTGACTCCTTGAAAGCGGCTGAGGTAGGCCTTTCCGGAAATGCTATAGGTGCTGTCTCCTTTCACGAAAGAACCGCTCCCCAAAAGAACCGGTTGAGGCTCGGGTTGCTTCTCGGGCACGGGCAGGGGGGCCGGCTCCCTCGGAGTCCCTTCCAGGGCGGGAGAGATCGCTTTTTCAGGCATCTCAGAAGCACCGGGCTCGGTCGGCGACTCCGCCGGAGTCTCTTCCTCAACCACCACCGGCCCCTCTTCCTGCAAATCCTCTTGGGCGGAAAGCGCCGCGATGAAATCAGGCACCTCCTCATTCACCTCCTGATCGACGAAGAGCGACTGCACCCCGAAAAATCCAAAGGCCAACCAGCCCACCAAAGCGAGGCCGCCCACAATCAGCAAAAACTTGAAACCCGAGTTCATAGAATCGCAGCCTAGCACGCTCTCGTGCTGGAACGAAGGAAAGACCACTGAGCGCCAGAAATCGACAAAGGACCGCAAGTTCCTGCCACCCCAAGTCAGAGCGCGAACAGCCACCAAAGAAAGGCCGCGAAACCTTCATTGCCCGGGGGAAGCCCCTGTGGCAAGACCGAGGGGACGTTCTCCTTAAAAATCGACCAGCCACGTCTCCTCGGAATGCACTTCGTCAGCACGCGCAGCCACGCCACCCCTCTCTCTTTCACCGACGCCTTTGCCGCCGGTCTGGCGCCTGACGGCGGGCTCTACCTGCCCGAATCCCTTCCCCAGCTTCCCTCCTCCCTCCTTCAGGCGGGCGTCCGCACCCCCTACCCGGAGCTGGCCTTCGAGTTCCTCCGGCTCTTCGACCAATCCCACTCCGAAACCGAACTGCATGATTTGGTGGCCCGTTCCTACGCCAGCTTCGAGCATCCCGAGCGAGCCGCGCCCCTCGTTCCCCTGACTGAAGACCTCCATGTCCTCGAACTCTTTCATGGCCCAACCCTCGCCTTCAAGGACTTCGGCCTCCAGTTGGTAGGCCACCTCTTCGAAGACCAGATCCGCCGCACCGGCCAGCCCATCCACGTGCTGGGCGCCACCTCGGGGGACACCGGAGCCGCCGCCATTCACGGCCTGGCTCACAAAGCAGGGGTCAAGGTCTTCATCCTCTTCCCAAAAGGCCGGGTCTCCCCACTCCAAGAACGGCAAATGACCTGCACGGGGGCCGAAAACATCCACCCCATCCCCATCGAAGGCTCCTTCGATGACGCCCAGCGCATCGTCAAAGAACTCTTCGGCGACCTCGAATTCAAAAAAGAAGCGGCCCTCTCGGCCGTCAACTCCATCAACCTGGCCCGCGTCCTCGCACAGTCCATCTACTACCTGGCCGCCTGGCAACAACTCCCGCCCAGCCAGCAAAAGGCACCCAACTGGATCGTTCCCACGGGCAACTTTGGCAACATCCTGGCCGGCTGGCTGGCCTACAAAATGGGCCTGCCCGCCAAGCGCTTTGTCATAGCCACCAACCGCAACGACATCCTCCATCGACTCTTCACCCAAGGCCGCTACACCC
The Verrucomicrobiota bacterium genome window above contains:
- a CDS encoding flavin reductase family protein produces the protein MLLDLENDHAAAAYKILASVVTPRPIAWVSTLNQNETVNLAPFSFFNVLGANPPLVGFAPGDKSPGLPKDTALNIRDRKEFVVNLVDEPLAEAMNRSADALAYGESELSACGLHPAPSAGLLTPRVAEAPVALECREWGTLQIGDNRLVLGLVEKVQVREGLFHPETLTLQPNRYYPIGRMQSPASYCRTGDQFEMTRP
- the thrC gene encoding threonine synthase, translating into MHFVSTRSHATPLSFTDAFAAGLAPDGGLYLPESLPQLPSSLLQAGVRTPYPELAFEFLRLFDQSHSETELHDLVARSYASFEHPERAAPLVPLTEDLHVLELFHGPTLAFKDFGLQLVGHLFEDQIRRTGQPIHVLGATSGDTGAAAIHGLAHKAGVKVFILFPKGRVSPLQERQMTCTGAENIHPIPIEGSFDDAQRIVKELFGDLEFKKEAALSAVNSINLARVLAQSIYYLAAWQQLPPSQQKAPNWIVPTGNFGNILAGWLAYKMGLPAKRFVIATNRNDILHRLFTQGRYTPGAVHPSLAPSMDIQVASNFERYLFFLNQGDPEKTASQMKQLKEENALVLPDFDPDIFTATKSSDQDIQRLIAEVDQKYHYLADPHTACAFQDLPEDAPNVILSTAHPAKFPDTIEQALGSRPTHPTLEALQARQPVTYEVGSDASSIREFIRQSLP
- a CDS encoding homoserine dehydrogenase — translated: MGKLIRIGLAGLGNVGAGVYKNLEKNREILIDRTGFELKIARIALRDPDRPRPIAYDRGLVTTDWRELLNDPELAIIVELIGGTSEAKELVEAAIRAGKTVVTGNKALLAEHGQEIIALSEKHKVPLYFEAAVAGGIPIIKAVREALVGNRITSIFGILNGTCNYILSRMTDAGLSYEAALDEAQEKGYAEADPTLDINGMDAAHKAIILAWLSYGVWVKPEEILVEGVDSIRASDIFYAAQLGYIIKLLGVIRKDERDCIEVRVQPTLIPEEHILASVNGVFNALAVTGDVVGETLFYGGGAGMDATSSSVISDLADAAGHLPSGHGNEGFVPQGVYGSAMPSEEITCEFYLRLAVQDRPGVIAQITRVLADHRIGIRSLVQPVAEPEEGQDAELMLMLHRAKHGQMKQAAQEIAALDCTLAQPVLMPVESLGQKA
- a CDS encoding lipid A deacylase LpxR family protein, translating into MSFLRLWPLLFLPGSLVAQAPEPGAPATLDIDSITPEEEQYATSFLGDVVSGGAGLLGVEEDAYLTFYLDNDLFGGTDENYTNGARLSWISKNRPLSDVPFIQRRLGDVLNGMGGSPWKFNYGFSLTQLIFTPSDPDPTALITDDRPYAGWLAVGFSVHAKTERVLNSLEVTLGTVGPNSFAENAQDLIHDVRDIPKFNGWDNQLRNEPTLNLHFRQTHRLPGREFGHFGLTWLGFWGADLGNVIVRGSVGSEVRFGYNLPSDFSADRLTVTAYTNQFFDEDGINYQNVSPWSVFLLGGFEGGAIAHNIFLDGNTFVDSFSIDKEPLVADIYAGFGIRYRDLRLSYVQTLRTKEFEGQDEEQIFGSLSLSLSF
- a CDS encoding response regulator codes for the protein MNVLIIEDSEPDQFLFKKTIEKLYPKVVLTQAFDGKQALEMISQMEEPPDLIFLDINMPVMNGHQFLEAYAQEVSQQTVVIMLTSSEQQSDIEKTTRYEFVKNYCIKPLSRKKLMEILEDFEVS
- a CDS encoding DM13 domain-containing protein; this translates as MNSGFKFLLIVGGLALVGWLAFGFFGVQSLFVDQEVNEEVPDFIAALSAQEDLQEEGPVVVEEETPAESPTEPGASEMPEKAISPALEGTPREPAPLPVPEKQPEPQPVLLGSGSFVKGDSTYSISGKAYLSRFQGVTSLTLVDFEVTNGPDLFLYGVKTDSTENSVVKKAVSEGQFVRLGRLKGNRGNQTYELEGELDPAEYPVLSIWCQRFSRNFGVVSLQGPF